The Bacteroides fragilis NCTC 9343 genome includes the window ACCACAGTATTTCCTGAATATCGACCGCGATAAAGTACAGTTTATGGGCATTCAGTTGGATAACGTATTCTCTACACTGAGTTATTATATGGGAGCGGCCTATGTCAATGACTTTGTTCAATTCGGACGTATCTATCAGGTAAAGATAGAGGCCGGAGAACAAGCTCAAAAAGTAATTGACGACGTGCTGAAACTCAGCGTCCCCAACGCCAAAGGAGATATGGTCCCATTTTCATCCTTTACCAAAGTCGAAGAGCGCTTGGGGATGGACCAGATCAGCCGTTACAACATGTACTCGACAGCATCTATCACCTGCAACGTGGCTTCGGGAAGCAGTTCGGGTGAGGGAATACAGCAAATGGAAGACCTGATTAAGGACCAACTGGGTAACGAGTTTGGCTACGAATGGACCTCGGTAGCCTATCAGGAGACGCAAGCAGGCAACACAACCACCATCGTATTCATCATGGCATTATTGGTGGCATTCCTGGTACTGGCAGCCCAATACGAAAGCTGGACAAGCCCCTTATCAGCAATTATGGGATTGCCAATGGCTTTATTGGGAGCAATGATAGGTTGTTCTGTCATGGGGACCCCTGTGAGCATTTATACTCAGATCGGCATCATTTTACTGATCGCCCTTTCTGCGAAAAACGGAATCCTCATTGTTGAATTTGCACGCGACTTCCGTGCCGAAGGTAACTCTATTCGCGATGCCGCCTATGAAGCCGGGCATGTCCGGCTGCGTCCGATCCTGATGACCTCTTTTGCATTCGTATTGGGAGTGATGCCTCTTCTGTTCGCCACAGGGGCCGGGGCGCAAAGCCGTATCGCACTCGGCGCAGCTGTTGTTTTCGGTATGGCCCTGAACACGTTACTGGCAACGATATATATCCCGAATTTCTACGAGCTGATGCAAAAGTTCCAGGAAAACGTATTGGATCGCAAGAAAAAGAAATAGTCCTCTATTTCAAGTTCTCTATTGTAAAAAACGTCTTTTTCATTTCACAGCCTATTGTCACCGGACAGAGTTTCGGGTGTCAATAGGCTTCTTTATAGTTGTCAAAAAGTCAACCAAGCATTTTCATCTTAGCGCCATACCGATACAATGAAAATTAGCTTTTGAAACAAAAGTATTGATTACAAGCCGTTTATTATACGAACAATCCATCATTACGAAGTTAACTTTAATAGTGTGTTAAAGTTAACTTCGTAATGATAAACAATTAACTTCTTGCATTTACGATATTAACTTCCTGGAAAGAGGATAATAGATGCCGGAAAGAGTCATTAACATTGTTAATTTTATAAAGCGTCATAATCCGGAATATCCGACAGAAACGAATAACTTTGAGTATCATAATCCATCCGGCAACAATAGTGTTGCATCCCATTACTGACAACCAGATAATCAACTTTCAAAACCATATTATAGCGGGTGATCTGATCAAAAACAGCCTGCGTAATCTCAATGTGGGGAGCTTTATATTCAACAATCATTCTGGCACTAAGATCGCGTTTGTATAGCACTGTGTCACATCGTTTTTTAGTCCCGTTCAGGTTCAGCAGCACTTCATTTGCCATCAAAGACGACGGATACCCCTTATGAACAATAAGAAAGTGTACAAAGTGCTGACGGACCCATTCTTCAGGGGTCAATGCGACATAACGACGGCGAATCACATCGAAAATAACATTTTTTCCATTTCGAGTGGCGATTTTAGTGTCAAATACTGGTAGGTTTAACGATAACATTTACTATTTTTGTAAGTTAAATAATGGCTTCCTGCTATTGGAAGCACAAATTTAATGGAATCTTATGAAAACAAAGCAAGAAATCGTAGCTAATTGGCTACCCCGTTACACCAAACGTAACCTGGAAGACTTTGGAGAGTATATCCTGTTGACTAACTTCAACAAGTATGTAGAAATATTTGCAGAGAAATTTAATGTTCCCATTTTGGGTAAAGACGCCAATATGATCTCTGCCAGTGCAGAAGGAATCACAATCATCAACTTTGGCATGGGAAGTCCCAATGCCGCCATAATTATGGATCTGCTGAGTGCCATCTCTCCAAAAGCCTGCCTGTTTCTGGGAAAATGTGGCGGAATCGATAAAAAAAATAAAATAGGTGACCTGATTCTGCCAATTGCCGCTATCCGCGGTGAAGGTACCTCAAACGACTATTTCCCGCCGGAGGTTCCGTCCCTGCCGGCATTTATGCTGCAGCGTGCCGTATCATCGGCTATCCGTGACTATGCTCGCGATTATTGGACAGGAACAGTCTATACAACCAACCGCCGTATTTGGGAGCATGATGACACCTTTAAAGAGTATCTGAAAAGAACTCGTGCAATGGCAGTTGATATGGAAACGGCAACTCTGTTCAGTTGCGGTTTTGCCAATCATATCCCGACCGGAGCTTTACTACTCGTATCCGACCAGCCTATGATTCCGGAAGGAGTGAAAACTGATAAAAGCGACAACATCGTTACCAAAAACTATGTAGAGGAGCATGTAGAGATAGGCATCGCCTCGCTACGAATGATCATTGATGAAAAGAAAACTGTAAAACACCTGAAATTCGACTGGTAACGCCACACTTATATTTATATGGCCAAACAAGAACTGACTTGCGATGACATCCTCAAAGAACTGAGGGCCAAGCAATATCGTCCCATCTACTATTTGATGGGAGAAGAATCGTATTATATCGACTTAATAGCCGATTACATTACCGACAACGTACTGACGGATACTGAGAAAGAGTTTAACCTGACCGTAGTATATGGTGCAGATGTGGATGTGGCGACTGTGATTAATGCCGCTAAGCGCTACCCGATGATGTCAGAACATCAGGTAGTGATAGTAAAAGAGGCACAAGCCATCCGCAATATAGAAGAACTATCTTATTACCTGCAAAAACCGTTAAACTCAACAATATTAGTGGTTTGTCATAAACATGGCGCTCTGGACCGCAGAAAGAAGTTAGCTGCAGAAATTGAAAAAACAGGTATTCTTTTCGAATCCAAAAAGATAAAAGAAGCACAGCTGCCTGCATTTATCAGTTCATATATGAAACGTAAAGGGATAGACATGGAGCCTAAAGCTACCGCAATGTTAGCTGATTTTGTGGGTACGGATCTTAGCCGTTTGACGGGTGAACTGGAAAAACTGATCATCACATTACCCGGCGGTCAGAAACGCGTAACTCCTGAACAAATAGAGAAAAACATAGGGATAAGTAAAGACTATAATAATTTTGAATTGCGTAGTGCACTGGTCGAAAAGGATGTACTCAAGGCCAATAAAATAATAAAATACTTTGAAGAAAATCCTAAAACAAATCCGATACAAATGACGCTTTCTTTACTATTCAACTTTTACTCAAACCTAATGTTGGCCTACTATGCACCGGATAAATCAGAACAGGGAGTGGCTACCATGTTAGGGCTTAAAACCCCGTGGCAGGCCCGCGATTACCTGACGGCAATGCGGAAATACACTGGAGTGAAGACAATGCAAATTGTAGGAGAAATACGATATGCAGACGCAAAATCGAAAGGTGTAGGCAATACCTCGATAAGCGATGGAGATATTCTTCGTGAATTAGTATTCAAGATTCTTCATTAAAAAACAATTTATTTCAGTATCTGCTCCCTATATCATACTTTTACCAATATCGAAGTGTGGTATGGGGAGTAAATGTATCCTCCGTAATCAAATACCTTCTTCTCTGGTGGTAACTAACCTATTTTTTTACATTCTTACTTAGCCTTTTGTTATTCTGCCTCCTTAATGCCGAACCTAATCAAAATAAGGGTCTATTTCCCATAAAATAGATTTCTCAGTAAAAGCAGTATGATACATTCCTTATCCCAAAGGCAGAAAAGGATAAAAAGAATACAACACATACTATATAATAGAAACACAATGAAGCTAACCCTTATTGAAGATACCAATGAATATTCATAGCCTTATCATGATGCTAACAGAATATCATAACCTGTATCATAATGTCATTTTCATACATAAAGTATCTATATTTTCTGGAATAGAAAAAAAATCAGCCTAACAAAACGCACATATAATACTGTAGATCAATTATTTATAATAAATTAAAGCCTCTCAGAATTGAATAATTTCATTTAAACGGGCATTTATATGGAAATAATGCAATATTTTGGCATTATAGCCTATATGTAAAACTATGAGTGACAAATTTTACTTGAAGGGTTCTCCAGTGACAAGAAAAAATAGATAAATATCTACTATTTGTTGCATATTTAACGATAGGATATGACAGCTGTGAAGTATGTATGTAACACAATATACATTCACAAAAGTAATATCTTTGTTTTTATACAATAAAATCATGAATTACATTTGTGATTACAGCTTCATTACATATATACATTTACAATTGTGGATGTAATAGGAGAGTGGTTAACACTTATTTTAATACCAGCTAATGATTAAATACTCAATAAGAAAAAAACAATATATCAATCTAATATTCAGGTAATAGTCCAAGATACAGAAACATTTGTGATATAAAGAGTATCAAGGTATATGGTAACGCATAAAAGTGATTGTTTTTCAGACATATACAAGTTTGATATAAACTAAAAATTTAATGGATATTACAATCATACACATCGATACCCAAAATATTAAGAGCAATATATCACACTCTCTTTACAAATCTAAAACATTAATATTATATTTGTAATTTGCTTTTGTGATTTTTATTTTTTACTTTTGTGCGAAGCTAAATAAATGCTTTACTTTTGTGAATCAACTAATAAGTCATACATTTGTAAATCTTCAAAGGATATGGAAATAAAAGATAGGATTAAAATTATCATGGAAAAAGAGAATATGGCTTCCGGTGCTTTCGCCGAAAGCATAGGTATTCAGCAATCCACTCTCTCTCATATTTTGAATGGGCGGAACAACCCCAGTTTGGATGTTATTATGAAAGTACATCAGAAATATAACTATGTAAAATTGGAATGGCTGTTGTATGGGCAAGGCAATATATCCGAAGAAAGCATCCAATCAGCTTCTGATTTTCAACCTTCCTTATTTGCTGAGAATGCCATAATTCCGCCCAACGGGACAGTTACTCCGGAAAATCGCAGGGAAATGCCGTTAGAAAGTTCCCAAAACACCCCGAAAGAGATTGTAAAACAAGAAATTAGATACATAGAAAAGCCTTCCAGAAAAATAACTGAAATAAGAATTTTCTTCGATGATAATACGTATGAGACATTCAGAGGAGAAAAATAAGACAGATAAATCACTGTTTGCACAATTTCCCGTATCTTTGCAGGACGAATACGAATTTACTTTCAACAATACATGAAAAAATTTATTTTAGACCTGACAGTAACTGAGAATCTCAGATTGCATACCAACTATGTGCTGCTGAAATTGACCTCTCAGACCGTCCTCCCGGAAATGCTACCGGGACAGTTTGCGGAAATTCGGATAGATGGTTCACCCACCACTTTCCTGCGTCGCCCCATTTCTATTAATTATGTAGACAGACAACGCAACGAAGTATGGTTTCTGATCCAACTTGTAGGTGATGGAACAAAACGTCTTGCGCAAGTAAATCGAGGAGAGATTATCAATGTAGTACTCCCACTCGGAAATAGCTTCACAATGCCCGAAAAGCCTTCTGATAAGCTATTATTAGTGGGCGGAGGTGTAGGGACTGCCCCTATGCTCTACTTGGGTGAACAACTTGCTAAAAACGGCAGTAAACCAACATTTCTTTTGGGGGCACGCAGCAACAAAGATCTGCTCCAATTAGAAGATTTTGCCGCTTACGGAGAGGTCTATACTACAACCGAAGACGGCAGCCATGGAGAAAAGGGATATGTGACCCAACATTCCATACTGAATAAAATAAAATTCGAGCAGATTTATACATGTGGCCCGAAACCCATGATGATGGCAGTAGCCAAATATGCCAAAGGTAATGATATCAATTGCGAAGTATCATTGGAAAATACAATGGCATGTGGCATAGGAGCCTGCCTCTGTTGCGTTGAAAACACCACAGAGGGGCATTTGTGCGTTTGTAAAGAAGGTCCTGTTTTCAATATAAATAAACTATTATGGCAGATTTAAGTGTAAACATTGGTAAACTACAAATGAAGAACCCGGTAATGACAGCTTCGGGTACATTTGGATATGGTGAGGAATTTGCGGATTTTATTGATATAACGCGAATAGGCGGTATCATTGTAAAGGGTACTACTCTTCACAAACGTGAAGGTAACCCGTATCCCCGCATGGCAGAGACCCCTTCCGGTATGTTAAACGCTGTAGGACTGCAAAATAAGGGTGTAGAATATTTCTCAAATCACATTTATCCCCGTATCAAAGACATTCAGACCCACATGATTGTGAATGTTTCCGGATCAGCCATTGAAGACTATGTAAAGACTGCAGAGATCATTAATGAACTTGACAAAATTCCTGCTATCGAATTAAACATCTCTTGTCCTAATGTAAAACAAGGAGGTATGGCATTTGGGGTGACAACTAAAGGAGTATCAGAAGTTGTACAAGCAGTGCGTTCTGCTTACAAAAAGACACTTATCGTCAAGCTATCTCCCAACGTTACAGATATAGCAGAAATGGCACGGGCAGCCGAGGCCAACGGCGCCGATAGTGTATCATTAATCAATACATTGCTGGGAATGGCCATCGATGCTGAGCGCAAACGCCCCATCCTTTCAACAGTGACAGGTGGCATGTCCGGTGCAGCAGTAAAACCCATCGCACTAAGAATGGTGTGGCAAGTTGCTAAAGCAGTAAATATTCCGGTCATAGGACTAGGCGGTATCATGAATTGGAAAGATGCTGTCGAGTTCATGCTTGCAGGTGCTTCAGCCATACAGATTGGTACGGCAAATTTCATAGATCCGGCTATCACCATCAAAGTTATAGATGGTATAAACGATTACCTGGAAAGACACGGATGCAAGTCTGTTTCTGAAATTATAGGTGCACTTGAGGTATAGTCAAAAACACATCATACCCCTTCGCTGCAGTTTGACTTTAAAATGCTATCCAAATGCGGATACGCTTATCTCAGTCTGCTCACGGAACCAATCGAAGCACCCCGGACCGGAAAGTATGAGTTTGCTCAAAGACTATTCCTTTTATTAATAATATATTTCATAAAAAAAGAATGCCTTTCTCCATTAGAAAGGCATTCTTTTTTATATACAACATAAGTTAATCTTCCAACAGATCCGGACGCAGTCTCCTAGTACGTTCCAACGACTGTTGGAGTTCCCATTCCTTAATCTTCGCTTCGTGCCCTGAAAGCAGAATCTCGGGTACTTTCCACCCCTTATATTCTGCCGGACGAGTATAAACAGGTGCCGCCAACAAATTATCCTGGAAAGAATCAGAAAGGGCGGACTGTTCATCAGAAATCACACCCGGAATAATTCGAACGATAGCATCCGCCATAACGGCGGCAGCCAATTCACCGCCGGTCAAAACATAATCTCCAATACTGATTTCTTTTGTGATCAAATGCTCCCGGATGCGATAATCGATACCTTTAAAATGCCCGCATAAAATGATAAGATTACCGGATAAAGACAAACTATTAGCCATCTTCTGATCAAACTGCTCTCCATCAGGTGTGGTAAATATCACTTCATCATAATCACGCTCTGCTTTCAGGGTATTAATACACCGTTCAATAGGTTCTATCTTCATCACCATACCGGCAAAACCTCCAAATGGATAGTCATCCACCCGGCGATACTTGTCTTCGGTATAATCACGTAAATTGTGAATATGAATTTCAGCGAGTCCTTTGTCCTGGGCCCGTTTCATAATAGAACAATTGAAAAAGCCCTCAATCATTTCGGGCAAAACCGTTATAATATCGATACGCATAATCTTTAATTTTTCGCAAAAGTACAAATATTTGAAGAGAAACCCGTATTTTTGCCTAAAACAATCCTAAGAATATATGACTGTAAAAGAAAAAATAGAGCAACTCCGTCTCCAACTCCATCAGCATAATTACAATTATTATGTGCTGAATGCCCCGGAAATCTCAGATAAAGAATTCGACGATTTAATGAGGGAACTTCAGGACCTGGAACAGGAACATCCGGAATATAAAGACGAAAACTCACCTACTATGCGTGTAGGTAGCGATATCAATAAGAATTTTACCCAAGTAGCGCACAAATATCCGATGCTTTCATTGTCGAATACATATTCGGAGAATGAAGTAACCGACTTCTATGACAGAGTGCGTAAAGCTTTGAATGAAGATTTTGAGATTTGTTGCGAGATGAAGTATGATGGTACCTCTATCTCCTTAACTTACGAAAATGGTAAACTGATCCGCGCGGTAACCCGCGGTGACGGTGAAAAAGGGGACGATGTAACAGACAACGTAAAGACCATTCGGAGTATTCCTCTCGTCCTACATGGAGATAATTATCCGGAAGTTTTCGAAATTCGTGGAGAAATCTTGATGCCATGGGAAGTTTTCGAAGCATTAAACCGGGAAAAAGAGGCCCGCGAAGAACCTCTCTTTGCAAATCCGAGAAATGCCGCATCGGGAACATTGAAATTACAAAATTCCGCCATCGTGGCTTCCCGTAAGCTGGATGCCTATCTCTATTATCTGCTTGGCGATAATCTGCCGACTGACGGACATTATGAAAATCTGCAGGAAGCAGCCAAATGGGGATTTAAGATTTCCCCGTTAATGCGTAAGTGCCAGACACTACAAGAAGTCTTCGACTTTATCAACTATTGGGACGTAGAGCGCAAAAACCTGAACGTTGCTACAGACGGAATCGTACTGAAAGTAAACAGCCTCAAGCAGCAAAGGAATCTTGGGTTCACAGCCAAGTCTCCCCGCTGGGCCATTGCCTATAAATTTCAGGCTGAACGTGCACTGACCCGCTTGAACATGGTAACCTATCAGGTAGGGAGAACCGGCGCCGTAACACCGGTAGCCAATCTCGACCCGGTACAACTTTCGGGCACAGTAGTGAAACGCGCATCATTGCATAATGCGGATATCATTGAAGGACTCGATTTGCATATAGGCGATATGGTCTACGTAGAAAAGGGAGGAGAAATCATCCCCAAAATAACCGGTGTGGATACGTCGGTCCGCTTCATGATCGGTGAAAAGGTAAAATTCATCACTCACTGTCCGGAATGTGGCAGTAAGCTGATAAGATACGAAGGAGAAGCCGCCCATTATTGTCCGAATGAGACCGCCTGTCCACCACAAATCAAAGGAAAAATAGAGCACTTCATCAGCCGGAAAGCAATGAATATAGACGGATTAGGACCTGAAACCGTTGACATGTTCTACCGTTTAGGACTGATTCATGACACAGCCGACCTCTATCAACTGACGACAGATGACATCAGAGGCTTGGACCGTATGGGAGACAAATCTGCGGAAAACATCATTAAAGGAATCATGCAAAGCAAAGAGGTACCTTTTGAAAGAGTAATTTTTGCATTAGGTATTCGTTTTGTAGGCGAAACGGTAGCTAAAAAAATAGCCAAATCTTTTAAAGACATAGAAGAGTTGGAAAATGCAGATCTGGAAACTCTGATCAATATCGATGAAATCGGTGAAAAAATAGCTCGGAGTATCCTTAACTACTTTGCGAATGAATCAAATCGTAAATTGGTGGACCGATTAAAAACAGCAGGATTGCAACTATACAGACCTGAAGAAGACTTGAGCGGACATACCGATAAATTGGCCGGACAATCCATTGTCATCAGTGGAGTATTCACCCACCATTCAAGAGATGAATACAAGGATCTTATCGAAAAACACGGTGGCAAGAACGTGGGAAGCATCTCTTCTAAAACCAGTTTTATTCTGGCCGGAGACAATATGGGACCTGCGAAATTAGAAAAAGCAAGTAAACTGGGAATTAAAATAATGAACGAAGAGGAATTTTTAAAGCTTATATCGTAACATTTTTCTGCAATAATCTTATTTTATATATTATTATTGCTGTAAAAAAAGAAAATATTCGTACTTTTGCGAGCAAAATATTTAGAGATTATTATTAATACTCATGATACAGACTAGATTGAAAGGAATGGGGGTAGCGCTGATTACTCCTTTCAAAGAGGATGAAAGCGTTGATTACGATGCGTTAATGCGACTGGTAGACTATCTGCTGCAAAATAATGCAGATTTTCTGTGTGTGCTGGGAACTACAGCCGAAACTCCGACCTTGAGTGAAGAAGAAAAAAAGAAAATCAAAAAGATGGTAATCGACCGTGTCAACGGAAGAATCCCCATCCTGCTGGGAGTCGGAAGTAACAATACACGCGCAGTTGTAGAGACACTCAAAAACGACGATTTCACCGGAGTAGATGCTATCTTATCCGTTGTCCCTTACTACAATAAACCCTCACAAGAAGGAATTTATCAGCACTATAAAGCAATTGCAAGCGCTACAGAGCTTCCCATCGTATTATATAATGTTCCGGGACGTACAGGAGTTAATATGACCGCAGAGACCACTTTGCGCATTGCTAAGGACTTTCAGAATGTTATAGCCATTAAAGAGGCTTCTGGTAATATCACCCAGATGGATGATATCATTAAAAACAAACCGGCTAACTTTGACGTTATTTCCGGAGATGACGGTATTACTTTCCCGCTGATTACATTGGGAGCCGTAGGAGTCATTTCGGTTATTGGAAACGCCTTTCCACGTGAATTCAGCAGAATGACCCGTTTGGCGCTGCAGGGCGACTTTGCCAATGCACTGACCATACACCATAAATTTACGGAACTGTTTAACCTCTTATTTGTAGACGGAAACCCAGCCGGAGTAAAATCCATGTTGAACGCTATGGGAATGATCGAGAATAAACTCCGTTTACCACTAGTACCGACACGCATCACCACATTTGAAGCGATTCGTAAAGTACTCAATGAACTGAATATAAAATGTTAACGACCAAAGTAATCCCGAGGTATCAATAATTTTTTCATCAACTTACGGAATAAAGGAGAGTGCGTCATAACTTACCACAGAATTTTGACATATTCTCCTTTATTTTTCCTAATTCAGCTGAAGCGTCCCATTTAGTATATTTATATGATATTTATTTCTTTGTTGTTTCTAACTTCTCAATAAGTTCTGCCACATTACGCCCATCCATAAGAGCGTGATGACCGGAAATTGAAATTGGAAGCAGGTATGCACCATTCTCTTTTATTAATTTTCCAGTGGAAATGCGCGGTACAGAATCACCTCTGCCAAAAGAAACAGCATGTTTCATCTCTGAAAATGCGAACCAAGGCAAAGCCGAATAGCGGATAAGATCTAACCGGCCTATATTTTCGGAAAAAGACAGGCCAGTACTGTTTTTCACTCTTTCTATTTCTTTTTCAGCATTTTGTATAAATACTTCAAGGTCTGCATCGTATTCAAAAAAACCGAAACCGAATGTTCCATCTTCACGTCCTATGGTAGGTGATAAATGGATAAAATCATATTTCACTACTTGTTCGCCTTCAATGCGTAATTTAAAAGCCTCTACTTCATTTACACATTGCAGCAGAAAATGTACAGAGTACAAAAAGAAAGACTTTTTCTCATCCTTACTTTGATGGTAGGTATTCGTAAAGTCGACCAAAGTAGTGATCCCCAAGAATGGGTCGTCAAAAGCAGAAAAGAATTTAAAATGTTCTTTTCTATTCCAATTTTCTAAATCAATAAGCTGTTTCATGCAGTATATTTATTTTTTCGTTCAGTATATGAATGCCCGATGAAAAATAGACTTTGACACAAAATTACTCCATATCTATAAGTAATGGTGTCATTTACATAGCTTGTAATATTTCCCTCTCTCGTCTCGCCAAGGAAGATACAACAATTTCATACGATTGCTTTACCAGGTCCTTAATCATTTTATCCGGAACGTCTTTATCAAAATAGACACTAATCCAATGTTTTTTATTCATGTGATAGCCCGGTTGTACTCCTTCATATTTGTCTAGCAAATCCTCTATCTGTCCGGCATTACATTTTATATTACAGAAATCGAATGCGTCTATATTCACAAAACAGAACCATTTATCCATTACATAAAAGACGAGTAAATCTCTGTCATATTCAGACGTTGCTTTTTTAAAGGGCATCCGGTCATGCACACCTTTAAATGAAAGGCAATATTCTCTAAATTCTTCTATATTCATAGCCTATTCTTAAATCTTCTCTGCCATATATCCTTGATATTCTGTATTGCAAATATAAGGAAAGTACCGTTTGCAACGAATAGCCAACAATACTTTTTTATTGTTTTTCAATGAGATAAAGCTGTTACAGTTTCATTCTTCTACGCTTTTCCTTTGCTACTGTCGGTATAGAGTAGATAACACCACCATTATAAAATCCCTAAACGTTAAACAAAGTTATATCATACACCTTATAAGGTCACTACATTAATTAAATTTCATACATTTAACAGGTTACTAATAATTTAATATTCAAATAAATGAAAACACTCCTAAATATTAAACTCCATTTATCTAAAAAGAATATATTTACCATCTTAGTTTTTATTCTTGTTTTAGGTGGTACTACCGGTTGCATTCAACACAAATCCGACCAGAAACGACTGCCTGCTCTTTCTTTTACTGTAAATGGAGAGAGCTTTGAAATGATTCCGGTAGAAGGCGGAACCTTTATTATGGGAGGCACAAGTGAGCAAGGTAATGATTGCGAAAACAATGAAAAACCAACGCATGAGGAAACTCTACCGTTCTTTTATATCGGGAAGTATGAAGTTACCCAGAAACTGTGGAAAGCAGTTATGGGGACTGATTTCGATCAATCATACAATTCAGGATGTGAAGATTGTCCGGCAGAGTATATCAGTTGGAATGACACGCAAAAGTTTATAAGCAAATTGAACACCCTTACAAACAAAACATTTCGCCTGCCTACCGATATTGAATGGGAATATGCCGCACGCGGTGGCAAGTATAGTGAAAAATACAAATACAGCGGAAGTAATGATATCGATGAAGTTGCCTGGTATATTGAAAATTATCAAAAAAGTAAATATG containing:
- a CDS encoding chloramphenicol acetyltransferase, giving the protein MKQLIDLENWNRKEHFKFFSAFDDPFLGITTLVDFTNTYHQSKDEKKSFFLYSVHFLLQCVNEVEAFKLRIEGEQVVKYDFIHLSPTIGREDGTFGFGFFEYDADLEVFIQNAEKEIERVKNSTGLSFSENIGRLDLIRYSALPWFAFSEMKHAVSFGRGDSVPRISTGKLIKENGAYLLPISISGHHALMDGRNVAELIEKLETTKK
- a CDS encoding formylglycine-generating enzyme family protein, with protein sequence MKTLLNIKLHLSKKNIFTILVFILVLGGTTGCIQHKSDQKRLPALSFTVNGESFEMIPVEGGTFIMGGTSEQGNDCENNEKPTHEETLPFFYIGKYEVTQKLWKAVMGTDFDQSYNSGCEDCPAEYISWNDTQKFISKLNTLTNKTFRLPTDIEWEYAARGGKYSEKYKYSGSNDIDEVAWYIENYQKSKYGDKGTTHPVGMKKPNELGLYDMSGNVWEWCDNWYTQEYSQNGKSVHPGWPFNGTSAFFRRVLRGGSWGGTAKGCRVSYIDYDVPNYRDEYGGFRLVLVPDSVQTAN
- the dapA gene encoding 4-hydroxy-tetrahydrodipicolinate synthase, translated to MIQTRLKGMGVALITPFKEDESVDYDALMRLVDYLLQNNADFLCVLGTTAETPTLSEEEKKKIKKMVIDRVNGRIPILLGVGSNNTRAVVETLKNDDFTGVDAILSVVPYYNKPSQEGIYQHYKAIASATELPIVLYNVPGRTGVNMTAETTLRIAKDFQNVIAIKEASGNITQMDDIIKNKPANFDVISGDDGITFPLITLGAVGVISVIGNAFPREFSRMTRLALQGDFANALTIHHKFTELFNLLFVDGNPAGVKSMLNAMGMIENKLRLPLVPTRITTFEAIRKVLNELNIKC
- a CDS encoding MmcQ/YjbR family DNA-binding protein, which encodes MNIEEFREYCLSFKGVHDRMPFKKATSEYDRDLLVFYVMDKWFCFVNIDAFDFCNIKCNAGQIEDLLDKYEGVQPGYHMNKKHWISVYFDKDVPDKMIKDLVKQSYEIVVSSLARREREILQAM